The region GGCGAGGCAGGGTTTGAAAAGCTCCCACCGCCGCCTTCTTCCACGGACCTCTTGCAACACAGAACGGCtcgtccttcctcctcctcagccGCCGCTGTCATCCAGGAAACACCTTCAGGGATCTACCGAGGATTGCGcgctctcccccccttccccgacccacccacccaccctcctttctCCGCCAACCGGTCCTCCCCCGTTCGCCCCTCGCCTTTTCTCCCCttacccctcccctctcccccctccccaccgccGCAACTTTTCTCTCGTATGAGCTCCTCCGCGCAGGATTTGCCATTCGGATGTCGCCTTCTTTGGAACGGCGCTCGGAGTCACTTTGAACCCCCCGGTGGcgcagcggcggcggcagctgcCTCggtctctcctcctcttcctcttcctcctcctcctccagtgcTATGACAGGCAAACTCGTGGAGAAGCTGCCAGGGACCATGAACGCTTTGATGAACCAGTTGCCTGACAATCTGTACCCGGAGGAGATCCCCAACTCCCTGAATCTTTTCTCCGGCAACGGCGAGGCGACTGTGGCTCACTATAATAACCAGATGGCGACAGGTAAACGAGGCAGGGAGAGAGgcgaggcttggggagggggctgcgagggATGGGGGAACGTCTgtttgccggggggggggagccgtggggggaggggagctttTCGCCGGCGGAGAGGCCGAAGGCTGAGACGGCGCATAATCTCCCTCTCTTCGGGCGCAAAAAGAATGGCAGGAGGCAAAAgctggaaggtggggggggggggaagctgatgCAGGCGGGCGAGAGAAGGGGCCCTTGGCAGCTCCACTTTCTccgcccagccccccccccccccgaccaggactctgcctttcACAGGCCTCCCAGGgatggctgcgcttctgtcggcggTGCGCTTCTGGCCGTGGGAACCAAGGCTCCCTTCGCCGTTGGCGTACTCTTTTTCTATGCGCTTCCATTCTTATGTGCGtgtgttgtgtgtgcatgtgtgtgtgtcttccttTCCATGTGCTGTGGCTTCTCTGTGGCATCAGGCTGCCATCCATCGCTGCGCTGGCAtgtcgcccccccctccccacgccCCCCCtctcattcttctttctctttactgCTACATCCATCATGTCGGAATCAGGAGGGGGGGTGGAGAAGTACGTGAAGGCAACCCTGTTTTTcctacatggggggggggagtctggagCTGGGGAGGATTCCTAGAGGCAGAGAGGTGGTGGCTGCGCGggcagggcagagaagagcagcgaGAAGGACAAGGGAAGAGGTACAAGGTGGGGAAGAACGGGGCTTCGTCTccgcctctccccccctcctcttcccgtGCTGAAGCCCAAATTGACAGGCTTCCTTTTTGATGCCTCTCGGGAAGGGGAGAGTTCTGGGGAGGTGTGGGGTGACCAGAGGTCAGGGTTAGAGTCTCCCCTTTTTCTTCCAAACTGCAACGGACCCGGTTCGGTTCATCCTTGCCCCACCTCCACCGCATCCTTTGATTAGCCCACCATCTCCTCCCCCCAAATCCTTTCGCCACCAGCGCTCAGGGAGAGTGAGgtaacgcacacacacacacacagtttcccCTCCTCCCTTTGTATTTTTCATAACTGGCCTCGGCGCAGAAATCCCTGAGAAGTTTGTAAAGCTCTCTTGGAGGTGGCCGGCCGTGTCGATGGGGTCGGAAAGCGGCCGGAGACAAGccgagagaaagacagacagccCAGTTCGCTCCCTGCAGCCTGAGAACTTCAGGTACCTGCGACCTGCTCTGTTTCCCCGCCCTCCCTTCGACACGCAAGTCTCTTCTTAGGGTTCCTCTCTCGACCGTCCACTTCAACCACCAGGTAGCCTCTTTTGCCCAGCGCCTGGCGGCTTTAGTCCTTACTACCCAAAGTAGGGCTAGGAGTGGGACCTTCCTCGGCTCCGGCTGTGGCCTCGGCCTGAAACCGAgacgcccccccccttttttttttaaggccgcGGAGAACGGCCTGTGGAAAGAGAACGCGCCGATCTTTGGAAGTACAGGTGCTTCGCTGCTCTCTCTCTCGCGCGCGCGTCTCGCTGGGTTCTCTAACACGCGTGTACTGGTAGGGCTGTGCGAGCGCTGCTActtgtggattttcttcctaGCATTGTGTCTTGCCTCTCTCTCTTGTGTGTCTAAGCGGGAGCGCGCGCGCGAGCTCTCCAAGGGCAGCCCAGCCTGGTTGGGCGATCCCTGAGCCTGGCCCGTTGGGGAAAGGGGGGTGCATTCCTCCCCAGCCCCAGCGCCCggtgtatttttgtgttttgtcttttgaGTCTGTCCATAAGTTAAGCCTACAAATCCTTTCCCTGCTCCCTCCCTGCTTTCTCGAGCGCGAGGGCTCCGCCTTCCGCGGCCTCCAGACGCCGGCGCCTTTCCTATTCTTCTCGCGCGCCAGGCGCTGAGCGCAGCTTCCAATTTGGGGTTCGCGAGGGGTCCGGCGGGGAGCGGGGGGCTTCTGGGCAAAGCGAGGGCCCTTGGGACTGCCCACGTGGACCCTTCTCCATCCTCCGCctgcccttccctcctctctctcgccAGGCAGGTTTCTCGCCCCCCCCCTCACAATTCTCCTGGCCCCCCAATCGCtcaccttttctttctctctcgccctcccctccccccgttTCTCGCCCCTCGCAGATAATGTTATGGATATTGGTTTAGCCAACGACAAGGCCGGGCAGGACTTGTCTTCCTACTCGGGCTCCTTCCAGCCCGCTCCCGGGGGCAACAAGACGGTGACCTACCTGGGCAAGTTCGCCTTCGACTCGCCCTCCAACTGGTGCCAGGACAACATCATCAGCCTGATGAGCAGCGGCATCCTCGGCGTGCCGCCGCCCTCCTCCGGCGGCCAGGCCTCGACGGGCGGCATGGTGCAAGCGCAGAGCCAGGCCGAAGTGGAGGGCATGTACCCGGCGCTGCCCCCGTACTCCACATGCAGCGAGCTTTACCCGGGAGAGCCCGTCTCCTTTCACGACCCGCAGGGCAACGCCGCCGGCTTGGCTTACCCCACGCAGGACTACCAAGGAGCCAAGCAGGGTGGCGGCTTGGACGGCAATCTCTTCCCCATGATCCCGGACTACAACCTCTACCACGGGCACCCCAACGACCTGGGCAGCCTCCCAGAACACAAACCTTTCCAGAACCTGGACCCGATCCGGGTCAACCCGCCCCCCATCACCCCACTGGAGACCATCAAAGCCTTCAAGGACAAGCAAATCCACCCGGGCTTCGGTAGCCTCCAGCAGCAACCGCCCCTCACCCTTAAGCCCATCCGGCCGCGCAAGTACCCCAACCGGCCCAGCAAGACCCCGCTCCACGAGCGGCCCCACGCTTGTCCGGCCGAAGGCTGCGACCGGCGCTTCTCGCGCTCCGACGAGCTCACGCGGCACCTGCGCATCCACACGGGCCACAAGCCCTTCCAGTGCCGCATCTGCATGCGCAGCTTCAGCCGCAGCGACCACCTCACCACCCATATCCGCACCCACACCGGCGAGAAGCCCTTCGCCTGCGAGTTCTGCGGGCGCAAGTTCGCGCGGAGCGACGAGCGCAAGCGGCACGCCAAGATCCACCTcaagcagaaggagaagaaggcCGACAAGGGGTCCGCTGCCAGCTCCGTGGGGCCCGGCCTCGGGGGGCCCTCCGGCTCGCCTGCGGTCTCTGGGCTGGCGCCCGTGGTCACCACCTGCGCGTGACGCTGCTGCCCCCGCCGCCCCAACGACTCCCAGTGCCTCCCGAGCCAGGCTGCCTTTGGTTGCGACCTCGCGCAAAAGCCGCGCAGCAGGAGCGACTCCTGGCCCAGGCCTGCTCGGGCTCCCGTTTGAAGTGGGGGTGGGCTGCCCTCGGCGCCCTCCGCTTCCCTGTCCCCACCGGCGAGCTGCTGGCTGGTGGGAAGGGAGGCTTGAACTTTCCGCGCGGATCGTCTTGATCCTAAGCGGGCTCAGAAAGGAGTTTTGCGGGGAGCGGCGGCTGCGCCACTTCCTCCTCGGAAGGACTGCCGGAGGGGGGGAAGGGGCGGAGGTGTCGGGCTGGGTTTGGATCTGGCTGACACGTGTAAATGAGGGGCGCAGGGTTGGATACGGGGCGTCCCCTCTTGGATTATTTCAGCCCCCGGACGCCCTTGCCCTCCCCTCCCAAAAGgcgcccttccttcctcctgagcgtcccctctttcttctccctcgcTAGAGGGGGGCACCAAAGCGCAGTGCCTGCTGCCTGTGGAGACCGTGTCTGCCTGCATGCGTGTGTCTGCCTGCGCGTGGAAGTGTGTGCGTACGTGCGTTGGCCCCTGGATCTGACCTGGACTATTTGCACCCTAgaattaatcccccccccccccgccactttGCCCCCCCCAATAACTTGCGGGGGGGGACCCAAAGTCGAATTTGcatccaaaaagaaagaaagggcatTGGATCCTTACAAAAAAAATgcgcaggaggggggggggctgggctgGCTCCTTTCCTCTATGTCTCTCTAGACCCTTCCAGTAGCTGCCTGTCGATCTGCTTCGTTTGCCTTTGCCACTGCTGTTTGGGGGTAGTAGCTCAAATTCTGGTTTCTAAAGAGTATCCCCTTTCTTTTCTGGTTCTTCTAGgctgctctcctctgcctttctcccctcccctcatctcCAACCCAGCTTGACATGTAAGCCCCTAACGAGGTCAAAGTAGTGGAGGCTCCTTTCCCTGGCTGTCCTGTCTTCCTTCTGGCCACCTGGAGGGGTAGCTGAAATGGCCAGccaccaccctcctcctcctcctcctcctcctcctcctcgcattGGGGTCCTTTGGTTAGAAGTTGGGCATTGTGTGACCTAAAACCTTTGGGTGTGCATGGGGAGAGGGGGATAGTTGAGCTACTCCAACCTGTAATTTCTCCATGGGAGGAAGCCAGGGGTAAGAACTGATGTGAGGCTCTTTTGGATTATCAAGCCAATTTCCCAcccccactcctctcctctgGTTACTCACTCACTGATGGTACCCATGAATGTAGTGGCTGGAGAGAGAtcctccccccctcaaaaaatggAATTGGGGGTGGGAGGGCTTCTCTCCACTTCCCTCTACCTTGAATGTATTTTCTGATCCCcttctcattttcattttcctcctGGGACTTGGATGTTCAGGGAGGGAATGCGACCCATTGGGTCGGGCATCTTGTTTTGAGAGTCACTTTATGCACTCCACTACCCTTCCATTCCTTTTTTGAAgcactgtgtgtgcatgtgagtgagtgagtgagtgagtgtgtgtagTGCATGTATTCAATGCAGCTGAACTATGAAAGTGTTCAAACCACCCTTACAAAttgatgggggaggggagggcataGATTAGCTATTTCCAGATCCTTCTAGCTCTCCTGGAAATGTCATTTTAAGAAAGAGGGCTACTCTTGTAAGAAtttggggtggggtttttttaagggaaaaaaaaaaccccattgttttcaaaaatgcaggaaaaaaacaaaacaaccaccaGTGTTTTAATGCGTACTTTTTATAATGTTATTTTGGGAGGGTTTTGTTCTGTTGGGGGATTATTTAAACTGAAGGGGAGAgaagtttgtctttcccccctcttcttccggTACGTGCATGTCACTGCATGTCTtgctctcttatttttttttccttttccttttgtttgttttaataaaaatGCTCAGATATTTAAGCAAAACAAtgataattattaaaaaaaacttgttgcCAAAAGGTTGTGTTTTATTCAGGTTTGATGTctgcatgttttaaaaaaaactacatcaAAAATtctcagagagaaaaaaatgcagtCTAATTTATGTGAaactgaaagaaacaaaaaaaatcaggtttagCTACAAAAATCTTAAGGGAATGCTATTTTTTTGGAAGACTTTTGTATAAAGCTGAGTActtaaggggaaaaagaaaaaccagatgtAATATattttgtggatgtttttatTTCTTGAATTTATAGTACCTTATACTAAGGTTAAAATGCTTGATATtgtgggagaaaaaaaagtgATAATTTTCACACACACATTTCATTTGCTCAGTTGTCATATTGTAATGCAAATATGATGGTTAATGCAGACAGCATTTTAAAGAGGGGTAAAATAATCAGAATTATTGAACAGATGTATTGTTGTACCCTTTGCACTGTGAGCAAATGCTAATGCAGTAAATATATTGTGTTTGCTGACAATCAAACCCTTGTAGTTaatatcttcattgttttttttccctcctttctaAATATTGAGAGGTATAGATACATACATGTTCTCTGCGTTCGAAAAACATTTCTGCTATGTAAAAGAAGGAATTGCATGGTTACCAATGGAATATTAGATTTCTCTTCATTCTCTTGCTTCTGGAGCTACTTTAGATCTGTGTATCTTATGTTGAGCTGTTGGTTTCAAGGTCAGAAGGTGCAGCTTATTGTTCAGAATAGAAGTATATGGAAGATAGGAAAGACCAAACTGGGCTACAATCCCACTTAAGCTTCTTTGCAAGAAATGGATCTTATTTCTCAAAAGATTCCACTAAAACTCAGTTTCTTGATCTCAGTTATTTAAGTCTTTTGTCCTACTGTAAGTGGTGCTAATGACTCTCACTATGTCCTTGTGAATTGACCAGTTTCTTGCTATCCTGTTTTCTGAAACTCAGTTTTCTGGACACCCTCCTGATCCACCCAACTTACCTGAACTTTGTAGTGTTTTTATCATAAAGAGTTAAGGTTTACTTTATCCCTCCCTACTTTTCCTTTTCAGTCCAAGAGCTTTAGTGGCCACTGTACATGAGAATTAGTGACTACACACTTCTTAAGAATTAAGAACTTCTTGTTTTTAATGGAAGAGCAATGTACATACCCCAAATCTGAAATAGTTGGTGAGGTTTAGTTATTAATACTCTGTCTTGCTGAAAGCCCTGTGGGGCAGGGTGAGGGGGATAAGAGAACATAACTATCCATGGGCAGACATGGAAGGGTTAAAATATCCATGCATTTGCTTTAGAAATGGCTACAGTAGCCATGGAAGATGGCGAAAGAGATGTTCATTAGAAAGCTGTTAAGAAAAAAATAGGCTGTCTTAACTATCCAAtacagcagaggtcttcaaacttggcaactttaaggctggtggacttcaactcccaggattaagtatagctggctggagaattctgggaggtgaagtccatcagacttacagttgccaagtttggggagcccTGCAATATAACATACAGAAGAAAGTGGTGCAATGGTCATttcatggatatttttttaatgtcttcaaagaaagttAGAGGGAAGGAGTAGATCAAATATTTGGTGATTTAATCTTCCTCATGCTTGATCAGGGTTGACCAGTAATGACATTTCATTGCAGCATTTCTTAATTGCACAATTGAGCTCTAGAAACATAGCTTATCCATAGGGACACGTTAAGCTTAGAGTGGTCTGTTCTGAAGATTGTTTCACAGGGTGACATGAGCTGAAATGTTATGACTTTGGGCTGGGGCAGTATTGGAAGTGATCACGGTGTTAGATAGCCGTTCATAATGACATCTCTGTGATGCGTGTCTGAATGCTTTTCATCTGTGGGAAAACCTATAGCTCTTGACCTATTGGAAGAGATTAAGCCAAAAACTTCTTCCCTAATGTGTGAAGAGTTGggcttgtttaatgaccatgggAAGCGTTTTGCTGATGAAAATTCATTCTAACATACAACATTTCCGTGTCCATATTCTCTAAAGGGTGCAGCTTAAATGGCAATGGGGATGACTTGCTTTTGAAGATtatttaagccagtgtttcttcCAAGCATGGTCTCAGGGTACCTAAATGTCCCCACAGGGCCTTCTctcttttttgaaaagtttttaatTTTCATA is a window of Thamnophis elegans isolate rThaEle1 chromosome 13, rThaEle1.pri, whole genome shotgun sequence DNA encoding:
- the EGR3 gene encoding early growth response protein 3 → MTGKLVEKLPGTMNALMNQLPDNLYPEEIPNSLNLFSGNGEATVAHYNNQMATDNVMDIGLANDKAGQDLSSYSGSFQPAPGGNKTVTYLGKFAFDSPSNWCQDNIISLMSSGILGVPPPSSGGQASTGGMVQAQSQAEVEGMYPALPPYSTCSELYPGEPVSFHDPQGNAAGLAYPTQDYQGAKQGGGLDGNLFPMIPDYNLYHGHPNDLGSLPEHKPFQNLDPIRVNPPPITPLETIKAFKDKQIHPGFGSLQQQPPLTLKPIRPRKYPNRPSKTPLHERPHACPAEGCDRRFSRSDELTRHLRIHTGHKPFQCRICMRSFSRSDHLTTHIRTHTGEKPFACEFCGRKFARSDERKRHAKIHLKQKEKKADKGSAASSVGPGLGGPSGSPAVSGLAPVVTTCA